The genomic region AGGGGCTCTTATAGCTCAGGATGCAGGAGCAGACCAGATAACTTTTCATCTCAGAGAGGATAGAAGGCATATACAGGACGAAGATGTTTTAAGACTGAGATGCACAATAAAAAGGATACCACTTAATATGGAGATGGCTCCTACAGAAGAGATGAAAAAAATTGCAATAGATGTAAAACCTGAGAGGGTTACTCTTGTTCCAGAAAAAAGGGAAGAGGTCACAACAGAAGGTGGTCTTGATGTTGTCTCAATGAAGGATTATCTGGAAAAATATATAAAAGAGCTGAGAAAAAACAACATATCTGTAGCGCTTTTTATAGACCCAGAAGAAGATCAAATAGATGCCTCTCTGCAGGTAGGAGTAGATGCTGTGGAGCTCCACACAGGAGAGTATGCAAATGCATCAACAGATATAAAAAGAAAAAAAGAGTTAGAAAGACTTAAAAAAGCGGCAAAGTATGCAAAAGAAAAAGGGTTAGATGTTTTTGCAGGGCATGGTCTCACATACACAAATGTCCAGCCGGTTGCCTCAATTATGGAGATAGAAGAGCTTAATATAGGTCATTCCATAATAGCAAACTCTATCTTCTGGGGATTAGAGGAAGCTGTAAGAAAGATGAAAAAGCTGATTCTTGAGGCAAGGAGAGAGCTATAAACTGCAGTAGGGAAAAATCTTGTTTATTCTCTCTAACCTTGTTTTAAGATTTTTCCTGTAAGTATCTACATCTATCTCCCTTTGTGAAACGCCTGTTTTCACAGCTATCTCAGCTACGGCAACAGGAACCTCAAGAAGAAGTCTTCTGTCGAAAGGTTTTGGAATTATATAATCTTTCCCAAAGGAAAACTCTTCATGGTATATATCTTTCAGGTAGTCTAAAACTTTCTTCCTTGCTATTTCTGCTATCTTTTCTGCTGCTGCTTTGAGCATATGGAAATTTATATCCTTTGCCCTTACGTCAAGGGCTCCTCTAAAGATGTAAGGAAAAGACAGAACATTGTTTATCTGGTTTTTAAAATCAGATCTCCCTGTTGCCAGTATACCGTCTTTTCTTATCTTTTCTGCAAGGTCTGGATAAATCTCTGGAATTGGGTTTGCAAGGGCAAAAACTATAGGGTTTTTTGACATTTTTAAAAGATGCTTTTTCTTCAATGTGTTTCCTACAGAAAGACCTATAAACACATCCGCATCTTCTATTACTTTGTCTAATGTGCAGACAGGCATATCAACGGCGAACTCCCTTTTGAACTCATTAAGATCTTCCCTCTCCCTTGAGAGAAGTCCCTTACTGTCAAGGATAAATATATTCTGTGCCCCTACTTCTTTAAGTAGTTTTGCAGTTGCAAGGGCTGATGAACCTGCTCCGTTAATAACAATTTTTACCCTGTTTAAATCTTTACCTGCAATATAAAGGGCATTGTAAAGCCCTGCAAGTATGACTGTTGCAGTTCCCCATTGGTCATCATGCATAACAGGAATTTCAACTTTCTTTTTTAGCTCTTTTTCAACAACAAAACATTCAGGAGCTTTTATATCTTCAAGGTTTATACCACCAAATGTAGGGGATATAGATGATATTATCTCTGCTAATCTTTCAGGTGATTTTTCGTTTATCTCTATGTCAAAAACATCAATATCAGCAAATATCTTAAAAAGAACAGCTTTTCCTTCCATAACAGGTTTTGATGCGAAAACCCCTGCATCTCCAAGACCTAAAACTGCTGTCCCGTTCGTTATAACAGCCACCAGATTGCCTTTTGCTGTATAATCGTACACAAGTTCATTATTCTCTTTTATTTTTTCTGCCACACTTCCTACACCGGGTGTGTAAGATACACTGAGGTCTTCCACGCTTTTTACAGGCTTTGTTGGAACAACCTCTATTTTTCCTTCTCTGCACAATCTGTGGTAATCAAAAATACCCATTTAAAATCTCCTTCACAATATCTGTAAGATAAGCTCCTGTTATACCGGAAAAAAGTCCTATTATACTTCCTACTATTACATCAATAGGAAAATGGGCACCCATGTATACCCGTCCATATCCGATAAGAAGAGCGTAAACCAAAAAAATGAGAACAACATACAGATTTCCATAAAAAATAATAACCCCCAAAAGGGTAAAAGCATAAGCTGCATCTGCTGAGGGGAAACTTTTTAATGTTACAGGTTCAAGGAGATAAACATTATCCATTAGTTTTGAAGGTCTCTGGTGTCTGAATGTATACTTTATTAAAGGCATAAGAACTCCTGTTATAAAAAGAGATATAAACAGGTGCAGAAATGACTTTAACCCTCCGGTGTAGTAAAAAAACGGTAAAAAAATCGGAAGTGTATAGCTTTTCCCCAGCCGGAAGAAATATTTATAAAATCTGTCTAAAAGTTTGCTTCTTTTTGAGTTTATAAACCTGAAAAGCTTTACATTCCATTTTATTTTCAGTTCCCAGTCAGGAGGAATAATCCTTTTTTCAGACATTTTTCACCTCAAAAAGATTTGTTACAGCAAGAGGTCTAAATCCTATATAAAGGTTTCCTACTTTTATATCGTATTCGTACACCTCAAAGTGATAAAAACCTTTTTCCTTTACATTAAAAGAAAAAGAGTCTTTTTGCGTAACGACAACAGGTTTATTTTCATGCTTTAGTATCTTTACAGTTTTTTCATAAGGAAAATGACAGAAAAGAAAAGAGCCTACAGGAACTGTATCCCCCGGAAAAAATATATCTCCTTCCTTTTCTCCCCAGAAATCTCCGTATCTCTGTTTTAGAGATATGTAAAGATTCCCTTTTCTTAAAACTTCAATAATATCTTTTTTTTCTTTTATCTCTTTCTTAGAATAAACTTTATTAACAAGCCATTTAAAACCTGATCTGTAAGAAGGAATGAGAACTCCGTGGGTATGCTCCTGATATACCAATTTTATATGCAGATCTAAACCTCCTATTATTTTAAGACCTTTAGCCCTTGCATAATAAAGTCTTATCCATTTCTCAAGGGGTATCAGTGAGTTCCATTTGTGAA from Persephonella hydrogeniphila harbors:
- a CDS encoding PHP domain-containing protein: MFYIFLFTAVVLLLYLEFRPFRYIKKSEKYLEDGKKFPENIEKYNVIAHIHTQFSFDSLGKPSDIKKAAEENSIDFVFVTDHDNDNYRFFEDNKIFAGIEKNTPEGRLLLLGNELPVISHPNNFEFEHYRWKGDFRKDYLYELINIKDGVVWNKTLSVISLIKNLVILPFTRDVLHKWNSLIPLEKWIRLYYARAKGLKIIGGLDLHIKLVYQEHTHGVLIPSYRSGFKWLVNKVYSKKEIKEKKDIIEVLRKGNLYISLKQRYGDFWGEKEGDIFFPGDTVPVGSFLFCHFPYEKTVKILKHENKPVVVTQKDSFSFNVKEKGFYHFEVYEYDIKVGNLYIGFRPLAVTNLFEVKNV
- a CDS encoding phosphatase PAP2 family protein, translating into MSEKRIIPPDWELKIKWNVKLFRFINSKRSKLLDRFYKYFFRLGKSYTLPIFLPFFYYTGGLKSFLHLFISLFITGVLMPLIKYTFRHQRPSKLMDNVYLLEPVTLKSFPSADAAYAFTLLGVIIFYGNLYVVLIFLVYALLIGYGRVYMGAHFPIDVIVGSIIGLFSGITGAYLTDIVKEILNGYF
- a CDS encoding pyridoxine 5'-phosphate synthase, producing the protein MRLGVNIDHIATVREARKTYEPDPVKGALIAQDAGADQITFHLREDRRHIQDEDVLRLRCTIKRIPLNMEMAPTEEMKKIAIDVKPERVTLVPEKREEVTTEGGLDVVSMKDYLEKYIKELRKNNISVALFIDPEEDQIDASLQVGVDAVELHTGEYANASTDIKRKKELERLKKAAKYAKEKGLDVFAGHGLTYTNVQPVASIMEIEELNIGHSIIANSIFWGLEEAVRKMKKLILEARREL
- a CDS encoding malic enzyme-like NAD(P)-binding protein, translated to MGIFDYHRLCREGKIEVVPTKPVKSVEDLSVSYTPGVGSVAEKIKENNELVYDYTAKGNLVAVITNGTAVLGLGDAGVFASKPVMEGKAVLFKIFADIDVFDIEINEKSPERLAEIISSISPTFGGINLEDIKAPECFVVEKELKKKVEIPVMHDDQWGTATVILAGLYNALYIAGKDLNRVKIVINGAGSSALATAKLLKEVGAQNIFILDSKGLLSREREDLNEFKREFAVDMPVCTLDKVIEDADVFIGLSVGNTLKKKHLLKMSKNPIVFALANPIPEIYPDLAEKIRKDGILATGRSDFKNQINNVLSFPYIFRGALDVRAKDINFHMLKAAAEKIAEIARKKVLDYLKDIYHEEFSFGKDYIIPKPFDRRLLLEVPVAVAEIAVKTGVSQREIDVDTYRKNLKTRLERINKIFPYCSL